One genomic segment of [Phormidium] sp. ETS-05 includes these proteins:
- a CDS encoding DUF3177 family protein → MEQLVWMDYRLAVLFAVIVPLVLLVWAFGQKVDAIQRLLMIYWRVASLLGITVYLMIAAVPLSFISALAARILIPVSLWFWLDLNDEIEDMPASPLKLITTSWRWAISVYMGLGALVQLSTLNCAFSDKLALLQNPSCRIWLDPPWSYKLMFHPNSTEGFLGFLGLAALLFYVACFGWFVLVRLKRQGRSATGQ, encoded by the coding sequence ATGGAACAGCTAGTCTGGATGGACTACCGCTTAGCGGTATTATTTGCAGTCATTGTGCCTTTGGTTTTGCTGGTGTGGGCTTTTGGCCAGAAAGTAGATGCGATTCAACGCTTGTTGATGATTTATTGGCGCGTAGCCAGTTTGCTGGGCATCACGGTTTACTTGATGATTGCGGCAGTGCCTTTGAGCTTCATTTCGGCACTAGCGGCGCGCATTCTGATTCCGGTTTCTCTGTGGTTTTGGCTCGACCTCAACGACGAAATTGAGGATATGCCCGCTTCCCCTCTCAAGCTAATAACCACATCGTGGCGGTGGGCAATATCGGTTTATATGGGTTTAGGAGCATTGGTACAGCTTAGCACTTTAAACTGTGCTTTTAGTGATAAACTGGCGCTGCTGCAAAACCCATCTTGTCGCATTTGGTTGGACCCGCCTTGGAGTTATAAACTGATGTTTCACCCTAACTCTACCGAGGGTTTTTTGGGTTTTCTCGGTCTAGCAGCTTTGCTGTTTTACGTGGCTTGTTTTGGTTGGTTTGTCTTGGTACGGCTGAAAAGGCAAGGGCGATCGGCTACGGGGCAATAA
- a CDS encoding Calvin cycle protein CP12: MTNNIKEKIDQELENARNVCDVSGANSAECAAAWDAVEEVQAEASHQREVKPKSSFENYCDDNPDAAECRIYDE, from the coding sequence ATGACCAACAACATCAAAGAAAAAATCGATCAAGAACTAGAGAACGCTCGCAACGTCTGCGATGTGAGCGGTGCTAATTCGGCAGAGTGCGCTGCGGCCTGGGATGCCGTGGAAGAAGTGCAGGCGGAAGCTTCCCACCAGCGGGAAGTGAAGCCCAAAAGCTCCTTTGAGAACTATTGCGATGACAATCCAGACGCTGCTGAGTGCCGCATCTATGATGAGTAG
- a CDS encoding FIST N-terminal domain-containing protein, with protein sequence MADQIKWTNVLSTRPSLEAAVEETVAQAEQELGCEPDLGLVFISSAFASEYSRLMPLLRQRLAKAPILVGCSGGGIVGLSGNRQVRELEGEPAVSLTLAKLPGVKVQAFAIDGDDLPDLDASPESWVELTGVPPADQPHFILLADPFSSRISDLIQGLDFAYPGSVKVGGLASGGPIVGSTALFYNYQLCREGTVGIALSGNIVMETIVAQGCRPIGSPYRVSAGERNIVMELEEEALAGTGKPKTALEALRDLISGLSEADRQLAQHSLFVGVVRDEFKLELESGDFLIRNLLGVDPNTGALAIGDRVRPGQRLQFHLRDAKTSAEDLETLLRKYRQHNSGADAAGALIFSCLGRGENLYGEPDFDSKLFQRYIGNIPVSGFFCNGEIGPVAGSTFLHGYTSVFGICRQP encoded by the coding sequence ATGGCAGACCAAATCAAGTGGACTAATGTCTTGTCAACCCGTCCTTCCCTGGAGGCAGCCGTAGAGGAAACAGTAGCACAAGCTGAGCAGGAGTTGGGCTGCGAGCCGGATTTGGGTTTGGTGTTCATCTCCAGTGCTTTTGCCAGTGAATACTCGCGTCTGATGCCATTGCTGCGGCAGCGGCTGGCGAAAGCGCCGATCCTGGTAGGCTGTTCTGGGGGGGGTATTGTGGGGTTGAGCGGTAACAGACAGGTGCGGGAACTGGAGGGAGAACCGGCTGTGAGTTTGACTCTGGCAAAGTTACCGGGAGTGAAAGTGCAGGCATTTGCAATTGATGGCGATGATTTGCCGGACTTGGACGCCTCGCCGGAGAGTTGGGTAGAGCTGACGGGGGTGCCACCGGCAGACCAGCCCCATTTTATTTTGCTAGCGGATCCTTTCTCGTCGAGGATTAGTGATTTGATTCAGGGTTTGGATTTTGCTTACCCTGGTTCGGTGAAGGTGGGGGGACTGGCGAGCGGCGGTCCGATCGTTGGCAGTACGGCGTTGTTTTACAACTACCAGCTCTGTCGGGAAGGGACGGTGGGGATAGCTCTGAGTGGCAATATCGTGATGGAAACGATCGTGGCTCAGGGGTGTCGTCCGATCGGCAGTCCTTATCGCGTCAGTGCGGGTGAGCGCAATATCGTGATGGAGCTAGAAGAGGAGGCTCTGGCGGGGACAGGTAAACCTAAGACTGCTTTGGAGGCGCTGCGGGATTTGATTTCTGGTCTGAGCGAGGCCGATCGGCAATTGGCTCAGCATTCCCTATTTGTGGGCGTGGTGCGGGATGAGTTTAAGCTGGAATTAGAATCGGGAGATTTTTTAATCCGCAATTTGCTGGGGGTGGACCCGAACACGGGCGCTCTGGCGATCGGCGATCGGGTTCGTCCCGGGCAGCGGTTGCAATTCCACCTGCGCGACGCCAAAACCTCCGCCGAAGACCTGGAAACCCTCTTGCGCAAATATCGCCAGCACAATAGCGGAGCGGACGCCGCCGGAGCCTTAATTTTCTCCTGTCTCGGACGCGGCGAAAACCTCTACGGCGAACCGGATTTTGACTCTAAACTCTTCCAGCGTTACATCGGCAATATTCCCGTCAGCGGCTTTTTCTGCAACGGCGAAATCGGTCCGGTAGCAGGCAGTACGTTCCTTCACGGCTACACCTCCGTGTTTGGCATCTGTCGTCAACCTTGA
- a CDS encoding NADPH-dependent FMN reductase, with translation MTFTPKILAFAGSTRADSYNKKMVKIAAAGAKAAGAEVTYLDLRDLPLPLFDEDLQAQEGFPENASKLKELLRAHQGLLIACPEYNSSITPVLKNAIDWASRPSEPGEQMIACFSGKVATIMSASPGGMGGMRGLVHLRSILGNINVIVLPEQKTISQAFQAFDDNGNFKDPKQQQDVEKLGANLAAILLKLHS, from the coding sequence ATGACATTCACACCTAAAATCCTGGCATTTGCTGGTAGCACTCGCGCTGATTCTTACAATAAAAAAATGGTCAAAATTGCCGCTGCGGGGGCTAAAGCTGCTGGGGCGGAAGTGACTTATTTAGACTTGCGCGACCTGCCTCTACCTCTGTTTGATGAAGACTTGCAGGCGCAAGAAGGATTTCCCGAAAATGCTAGCAAATTGAAAGAGCTATTGCGGGCACATCAAGGTTTGCTCATTGCCTGTCCCGAATACAACAGCTCGATTACTCCCGTGCTGAAAAATGCCATTGATTGGGCTTCCCGTCCCTCGGAACCAGGGGAACAGATGATTGCTTGTTTTAGCGGCAAAGTGGCCACGATTATGAGTGCTTCCCCTGGGGGTATGGGGGGGATGCGCGGGTTGGTGCATCTGCGATCGATTCTCGGCAATATCAACGTGATTGTGCTGCCAGAGCAAAAAACGATTTCTCAGGCTTTCCAGGCTTTCGATGATAATGGCAACTTCAAAGACCCCAAACAGCAACAAGACGTAGAAAAGCTGGGAGCTAATCTCGCTGCTATCCTGTTGAAGCTGCATTCTTAA
- a CDS encoding Uma2 family endonuclease, giving the protein MTPITAVSPPMTLALPQWQPATWDDYVAWRDNPDLDKDVRLFFHQGYLWVDMGNEGINHARFNDLFTLVFFVWFSRKKGLLVDSLSGCVIEKPRTQAAAPDKVLYIGGGSPQWSEGEPRRINLERWRFPDLVGEIADTTLATDLDEKKQLYAALGIPEYWVVDIKGRQVLAFRLQSDGKYQQIAVSVALAGLPIALLSEMLDQMNEGNNINAAVWFNQQLADWEPKS; this is encoded by the coding sequence ATGACTCCTATAACTGCGGTTTCACCTCCCATGACTCTGGCTCTCCCCCAATGGCAACCCGCCACCTGGGATGATTATGTCGCATGGCGGGACAATCCTGATTTAGATAAAGACGTAAGACTATTTTTTCACCAGGGGTATCTGTGGGTTGATATGGGTAATGAAGGAATTAACCACGCGAGGTTTAACGATTTATTCACACTGGTATTTTTTGTCTGGTTTTCTCGGAAAAAGGGGTTGCTAGTGGATTCTTTGAGCGGTTGTGTGATTGAAAAACCGCGAACCCAAGCGGCGGCTCCTGATAAAGTATTATATATCGGTGGTGGTTCGCCTCAATGGTCAGAGGGAGAACCGCGACGAATTAATCTGGAGCGTTGGCGATTTCCCGACTTAGTGGGGGAAATTGCTGATACTACTTTAGCCACGGATTTAGATGAGAAAAAACAGCTTTATGCGGCGTTGGGAATTCCTGAATATTGGGTAGTGGATATTAAGGGACGGCAAGTGCTGGCATTCCGGTTACAATCGGATGGTAAATATCAGCAAATTGCCGTTTCTGTAGCTTTGGCTGGATTGCCGATTGCGCTGTTATCGGAAATGTTAGACCAGATGAATGAGGGAAATAATATTAATGCGGCGGTTTGGTTTAATCAGCAGCTTGCTGATTGGGAACCAAAAAGTTAA
- a CDS encoding DUF3450 family protein: MTITASSAAAVGLAALLAASGFAYIDARNQLDKTEDRLTTTQTERDQLTKQVDDLQQQVKDLEQQVSSGKTSVSDLQGQLGDRERAIAAFDGQIDTLSTCLQGVVEGMSEMSNGDQAAALLTFSSVSATCRQADKIIEQRNSNNSGTSYGQGQSLTTRSSF, from the coding sequence ATGACTATCACCGCCAGTTCAGCCGCCGCCGTTGGTTTAGCCGCTCTTCTCGCCGCCAGTGGATTCGCTTATATAGATGCCCGCAACCAACTGGATAAAACCGAAGACCGTCTCACAACTACTCAAACAGAACGGGACCAGTTAACCAAACAAGTGGATGACCTGCAACAACAGGTGAAAGATTTAGAGCAACAAGTTAGCAGCGGCAAGACCTCCGTCAGCGACTTGCAAGGTCAACTGGGTGACAGGGAAAGAGCGATCGCTGCTTTCGATGGACAAATCGACACCCTCAGCACTTGCCTCCAAGGGGTAGTAGAGGGAATGAGTGAAATGTCCAACGGGGACCAAGCAGCGGCGCTTCTTACCTTCTCCTCAGTTTCCGCCACTTGTCGCCAAGCCGATAAAATCATTGAACAGCGCAATTCTAATAATTCTGGCACTAGCTACGGACAAGGCCAGTCTCTCACCACCCGCTCCAGCTTCTGA
- a CDS encoding YgiT-type zinc finger protein, with amino-acid sequence MSVMPLKKCPVCSGELVEKEVTKLLRGGIDVASLKVRAEVCLNCGERLYSQDTVRRFAQIRAKLERGETAEFQPLGRAFEVV; translated from the coding sequence ATGAGTGTAATGCCATTGAAAAAGTGCCCAGTTTGTAGCGGCGAGTTAGTGGAGAAAGAAGTAACTAAACTCTTGCGTGGGGGGATTGATGTGGCTTCGTTGAAAGTTAGGGCTGAAGTCTGTCTTAATTGTGGAGAGCGGTTGTATTCTCAAGATACAGTGAGGCGATTTGCCCAAATCAGAGCCAAGCTGGAGCGTGGGGAAACCGCTGAGTTTCAACCTTTGGGGCGAGCTTTTGAGGTGGTATGA
- a CDS encoding L,D-transpeptidase: MVGYLDLMFTRLVTLTKWLVLAAIAGCLSFSYQPCLHAETESQVTLSPKIPEQLERLEVSLSRRTVTLHLGLAQPKIYPVAIGKSGWETPTGNFQITQMVRNPVWINPLTDEVIPSGDLANPLGSYWIGFWTEGWIWYGFHGTNEPESIGKAITHGCLRMYNKDVEELFSQVSLGTVVTIRE; encoded by the coding sequence ATGGTAGGATACCTTGACCTCATGTTTACGAGGTTGGTTACGCTGACCAAATGGTTGGTTTTAGCTGCAATAGCTGGATGCTTAAGTTTTAGCTACCAGCCATGTTTGCACGCGGAAACAGAAAGTCAAGTGACGCTCTCACCTAAAATCCCAGAGCAGTTGGAACGCTTAGAAGTGAGTCTCAGCCGCCGAACAGTGACTTTACATCTGGGATTAGCTCAACCGAAAATTTACCCAGTTGCTATTGGAAAATCTGGATGGGAAACCCCGACTGGTAATTTTCAGATTACACAAATGGTTCGGAATCCAGTGTGGATAAATCCCCTCACAGATGAGGTTATCCCTTCAGGGGATTTAGCCAATCCATTGGGGTCATATTGGATTGGATTCTGGACTGAAGGTTGGATTTGGTATGGCTTTCACGGCACTAACGAGCCTGAATCCATAGGAAAGGCAATTACTCACGGCTGTTTGCGGATGTATAACAAGGATGTGGAGGAGCTATTTTCCCAAGTGAGTCTTGGAACAGTCGTGACGATCCGCGAATAA
- a CDS encoding CHAT domain-containing protein: MSKLVILKLGEGSFEQGFTVTVQIGEEGYRPSTELNGKLPAAPTIPDRYHQWQSAYRGLGLRLRLDKPKKQTTQVYLAKPCTDAAKLLRDSLNEWLNSEEFRPIKEGILKKLQPSEIIRLIIQTEDLQRQRLPWHLWEILVEDYTKAEVALGAPEYDRISAKTQGKTPVKILAILGNSEGIDTQADRALLAELPGAEVTFLAEPQRREIADALWEQGWDILCFSGHSKTEGETGRIYINKTDSLTVSELKHALRKAVERGLRLAIFNSCDGLGLAHDLADLHLPQLIVMREPVPDVVAQEFLKYFLKAFARGESLYLAVREARERLQGIEDNFPCATWLPVLCQNPAETPPTWQDLGGTCAVLDSLAIPDCPYRGLFAFREEDAPVFFGRETFTEQLVSTVRRKQLVAVMGASGSGKSSVVFAGLIPRLREEGNWLILSMRPIDRPFRSLAAALMPHLEPNLSETDRLVEVNKLAGAFAEGVLGLSEVIERIRHKNAEISQVLLVVDQFEELYTLGGDAAERQKWLDGLLMAIKSTSSLTIVLTLRADFLGHALSYRPLADGLQNADVKLGPMNREELQRAIAQPAAKVGMLIEEGLTDRILDAVAGEPGNLPLLEFALTLLWEKPRNGRLTHAAYKEIGGVESALALHAQQVYDKLKPQEQRVAQRIFLELTQPATVATVDTRRQVLKQDLLQIGLFAPVPESETLVESVIQQLAAAKLVVTSELMQGLMRTAVVDVVHEALIRHWPLLRQWVEENREGLMRKRVIETAAQEWQNQGEPVDVAYLLQGPKLAEAENFSRQWAETVPLSSLARGYIIVSQAARDRLVQEQEERQQRELAQERKARKAAQRTAGAAIVSVIVILGSGGFAWWQRQQSLRIIQDVSLGIDVGTPQLLAVLPDFLKIADRYQQAGDADRALSYYRQILTQTSKLLTPSRQDVGAEVGANAGTPLPPPDQQKLQDIANQAQQSLVKTIQKHRLPQLEAELKNGKLGRLQENTSLLDFENQYDPGALQTTYAILMRTSGAKADFNDDGELQTPEEAERMPCETLKEIEQLWRQATQNRCGWYGPKDAYLAPACSELNGQTLTTKIFIVPPFDAATERINFCQIGPVHQSLNTLPSP, encoded by the coding sequence ATGAGTAAATTGGTGATTCTCAAACTGGGGGAAGGTAGCTTCGAGCAAGGCTTTACCGTCACTGTGCAAATTGGGGAAGAGGGGTATCGCCCCTCAACGGAACTCAATGGCAAGTTGCCCGCTGCTCCCACCATACCCGATCGCTACCACCAGTGGCAGTCAGCCTATCGCGGTTTGGGACTGCGCTTGCGCCTGGACAAGCCGAAAAAACAAACCACGCAAGTTTACTTGGCTAAACCCTGTACCGACGCTGCCAAACTGTTGCGAGATAGCCTGAATGAATGGCTAAATTCTGAAGAATTTCGCCCCATCAAAGAAGGTATCCTCAAAAAATTACAGCCATCGGAAATCATTCGCCTGATTATTCAAACTGAAGACCTTCAGCGCCAGCGACTGCCTTGGCATCTCTGGGAAATCTTGGTTGAAGATTATACCAAAGCGGAAGTGGCTTTAGGCGCTCCAGAATATGACCGAATTTCGGCAAAAACTCAAGGGAAAACTCCGGTAAAAATTCTGGCAATTTTGGGCAATAGTGAGGGAATAGACACCCAAGCAGACAGAGCATTGCTGGCGGAATTACCGGGGGCTGAGGTGACATTTTTAGCAGAACCGCAGCGCCGAGAAATTGCTGATGCTTTGTGGGAACAAGGTTGGGACATTCTTTGTTTTTCTGGCCATAGCAAAACTGAAGGAGAAACCGGGCGGATTTATATCAATAAAACCGACAGTTTAACCGTCTCTGAATTAAAGCACGCCCTGAGAAAAGCCGTTGAGCGAGGATTGCGCTTGGCGATTTTCAACTCTTGCGATGGGTTGGGATTAGCCCATGATTTGGCTGATTTGCACTTGCCGCAATTAATTGTGATGCGAGAACCCGTCCCCGATGTGGTGGCGCAGGAGTTTTTAAAGTATTTTCTCAAGGCATTTGCCCGGGGCGAGTCTTTATATTTAGCAGTGCGAGAAGCGCGGGAACGGTTGCAGGGAATAGAGGATAATTTTCCCTGTGCTACTTGGCTGCCAGTGTTGTGTCAAAATCCGGCGGAAACTCCCCCAACTTGGCAGGATTTGGGCGGCACTTGCGCGGTGCTTGATTCCCTGGCTATTCCTGATTGTCCTTATCGGGGTTTATTCGCTTTTCGGGAAGAAGATGCGCCGGTTTTCTTTGGGCGGGAAACCTTTACAGAGCAGTTGGTTTCTACGGTGCGGAGAAAGCAGTTGGTGGCGGTGATGGGAGCTTCGGGGAGCGGCAAATCTTCGGTGGTTTTCGCTGGTTTGATTCCCCGCTTGCGTGAGGAGGGCAATTGGCTGATTTTGTCTATGCGTCCGATCGATCGCCCTTTCCGTAGCTTGGCGGCGGCCCTGATGCCTCACCTGGAACCGAATTTAAGTGAAACAGACCGCTTAGTTGAAGTGAATAAACTAGCAGGAGCTTTTGCGGAAGGTGTTTTAGGGCTATCGGAGGTGATAGAGCGCATCCGTCACAAGAATGCTGAAATTTCCCAGGTGCTGCTGGTGGTGGACCAATTTGAGGAACTATACACCTTGGGAGGGGATGCGGCGGAACGGCAAAAGTGGCTGGATGGTTTGCTGATGGCGATAAAAAGCACATCCTCACTGACAATAGTGTTGACTTTGCGGGCTGATTTTTTGGGTCACGCTCTGTCTTATCGTCCGTTGGCGGATGGGTTGCAGAATGCGGACGTGAAACTCGGTCCGATGAACCGGGAGGAGTTACAAAGAGCGATCGCCCAACCGGCGGCAAAAGTCGGAATGTTAATTGAGGAAGGTCTGACCGATCGCATCCTCGACGCCGTGGCGGGGGAACCGGGCAATTTGCCCCTATTGGAATTTGCCTTAACCTTACTCTGGGAAAAACCCCGCAATGGTCGGCTGACTCACGCTGCATATAAGGAAATTGGCGGCGTAGAATCGGCGTTAGCTCTGCACGCCCAGCAGGTGTATGATAAGCTGAAGCCCCAAGAGCAGCGGGTCGCCCAGCGGATTTTTTTGGAACTGACCCAACCCGCCACCGTGGCTACAGTAGATACCCGCAGGCAAGTATTAAAACAAGATTTGCTGCAAATCGGTCTTTTCGCCCCAGTCCCGGAGTCGGAAACCCTGGTGGAGTCAGTGATTCAGCAGTTAGCAGCGGCAAAGTTAGTTGTCACCAGCGAACTGATGCAAGGTTTGATGAGAACGGCGGTGGTGGATGTGGTCCATGAAGCCTTGATTCGCCATTGGCCACTTTTGCGTCAGTGGGTGGAAGAAAACCGCGAAGGACTGATGCGTAAGCGGGTAATTGAGACAGCAGCCCAGGAATGGCAAAATCAGGGGGAACCGGTAGATGTGGCTTACTTGCTGCAAGGACCAAAGTTAGCGGAGGCAGAAAATTTCTCTCGCCAGTGGGCCGAGACTGTGCCCTTGTCGAGTCTGGCGCGAGGGTATATTATTGTCAGTCAAGCGGCACGCGATCGCCTCGTGCAAGAACAGGAGGAACGGCAGCAGCGAGAGTTGGCACAGGAGCGGAAAGCCCGCAAAGCCGCCCAGAGGACCGCCGGTGCCGCGATCGTCTCCGTCATCGTCATCCTCGGTTCCGGGGGGTTTGCTTGGTGGCAGCGGCAGCAGTCTCTGCGAATCATTCAGGATGTTTCCCTTGGCATCGACGTAGGCACCCCACAGCTTCTAGCGGTTTTGCCCGATTTCCTGAAAATCGCTGACAGATATCAGCAGGCAGGGGATGCCGATCGAGCCCTCTCCTACTACCGGCAAATTTTGACCCAAACCAGCAAACTGCTCACCCCCAGCCGCCAAGACGTCGGAGCAGAAGTAGGAGCGAATGCGGGAACACCCCTACCGCCCCCAGACCAACAAAAACTGCAAGACATTGCCAACCAAGCCCAACAGTCCCTAGTAAAAACAATTCAAAAACATCGCCTGCCCCAGTTAGAAGCCGAACTGAAAAATGGTAAATTAGGAAGATTGCAGGAAAACACCTCTCTACTGGACTTTGAAAACCAGTACGACCCCGGAGCCCTACAGACCACCTATGCCATATTGATGCGAACATCCGGCGCCAAAGCCGATTTCAATGATGATGGCGAACTGCAAACCCCAGAAGAAGCAGAACGAATGCCCTGCGAAACCCTCAAAGAGATTGAACAGTTGTGGCGTCAAGCCACCCAAAACCGTTGCGGCTGGTACGGTCCCAAAGATGCCTATTTAGCTCCCGCTTGTAGCGAACTCAACGGCCAAACCCTGACCACAAAAATATTTATCGTCCCTCCCTTTGATGCCGCCACAGAGCGGATCAACTTCTGCCAGATAGGGCCTGTTCACCAGTCGCTTAACACATTGCCCTCACCCTAA
- a CDS encoding DUF1822 family protein, whose product MLTVEDLIGQYPNQVWWEFSSPELMAAVPSSGDYSNEVARWNAYLNRLVLNALLPWLEEESGIPPVVWPREAALPSIWEFVNGTAITLGETRIVLIPSEAIDLEEFSVPQEWVDIPSWNANYYLAVQVNLDEGWLRVWGYATHQQLKTKGSYDEFSRTYSLEREDVIDDIQVMWVARQLCPDEKVTVPPLPILSGNEAETLIASLSQPSFYSRRLDVEFPQWAALLENQTWRQQLYQRRNREAVSMTAAVAPALRGPVNLSNWFQNVFEQGWQTFEELFGVPETNLAFAFRGGDMALENPETVRNLIDTIYTSSDEHRLKVAAERLGQLGRGNGEAIAALIHLIRTTDEEETRWTAAESLWTLDPNHPASGIRKVADLGMQIGSHAVALMVALLPKAEGKVAILLRVYPLRGQTYLPLGLQLVVLDEDGDIFLDTDARDTDNYVQLKFGGSPGERFSVKVAVGDVAITEDFTI is encoded by the coding sequence ATGTTGACAGTAGAAGACCTAATCGGTCAATATCCCAATCAAGTGTGGTGGGAATTTTCATCCCCGGAACTGATGGCGGCGGTGCCATCATCGGGTGATTATTCTAATGAAGTAGCTCGCTGGAATGCTTACTTAAATCGTCTGGTATTAAATGCGCTGCTGCCTTGGCTGGAAGAAGAGAGCGGTATCCCGCCGGTAGTGTGGCCCAGGGAAGCGGCTTTACCAAGTATCTGGGAATTTGTTAATGGTACTGCGATTACTCTGGGTGAAACGCGCATAGTTTTGATTCCTAGTGAGGCGATCGACCTGGAAGAATTCTCCGTCCCCCAAGAGTGGGTGGATATACCAAGTTGGAATGCTAACTATTATTTAGCCGTGCAAGTAAACCTAGATGAAGGCTGGCTGCGCGTGTGGGGGTATGCGACTCATCAGCAGTTGAAAACCAAAGGCAGCTATGATGAATTTAGTCGCACCTATTCCCTAGAGCGCGAGGATGTGATTGACGATATTCAGGTGATGTGGGTGGCAAGGCAACTTTGTCCCGATGAAAAAGTCACGGTGCCACCGCTGCCAATTTTATCTGGAAATGAAGCCGAAACCCTCATCGCGTCACTCAGCCAACCGTCTTTTTATTCTCGGCGTCTGGATGTGGAGTTTCCGCAGTGGGCAGCCTTACTGGAAAATCAGACTTGGAGACAACAGCTATACCAAAGGCGAAACCGAGAGGCAGTATCAATGACGGCGGCAGTAGCGCCAGCGCTCCGGGGGCCGGTAAATCTTTCCAACTGGTTCCAAAATGTGTTTGAACAAGGGTGGCAAACCTTTGAGGAACTTTTTGGGGTGCCAGAAACCAATTTAGCTTTTGCATTTCGTGGCGGAGATATGGCGCTGGAAAACCCAGAAACTGTCAGAAATTTAATTGACACGATTTATACTAGCTCTGACGAACATCGGTTAAAAGTGGCGGCGGAGAGGCTGGGGCAGCTTGGACGTGGCAATGGGGAGGCGATCGCTGCCCTAATTCACCTCATCCGCACCACCGACGAAGAGGAAACCCGGTGGACAGCGGCGGAGAGTTTGTGGACCCTAGACCCAAACCATCCCGCCTCTGGCATCCGCAAAGTAGCCGACTTGGGGATGCAAATAGGCAGTCATGCGGTGGCGTTAATGGTCGCACTATTGCCCAAAGCGGAGGGGAAAGTAGCCATTCTCCTGCGGGTGTATCCTTTGCGGGGACAGACTTATTTACCGCTGGGATTACAGCTAGTTGTCCTCGATGAAGATGGCGACATTTTTCTCGATACTGACGCCAGGGATACGGATAACTACGTTCAACTCAAATTTGGGGGTTCGCCAGGAGAGCGGTTCAGTGTCAAGGTCGCCGTGGGAGATGTGGCCATTACAGAAGATTTTACCATTTGA